Proteins from a single region of Lampris incognitus isolate fLamInc1 chromosome 16, fLamInc1.hap2, whole genome shotgun sequence:
- the cfd gene encoding complement factor D produces MLPPSREEEAFKNTPVAGFWVHTDDTMASERRLLVAAAAVFALASYGEAIMGGSEAAAHSRPYMASIQFTEGGATKHECGGFLISEQWVMTAAHCFPSGPNGRRVVLGAHSLTEPEETKQTFDILQVHNHHNFTFYNYDNDISLVKLDRQIAASEAVKPVKYLRAGGTNPDTEEEVDTAGWGSVNNLAGRTDKLKELVIEVFNHDRCGRGDYFGSKLTDNMICAYKLCPRPCNVPYKTQDTCDGDSGGPLLYNGVVVGITSNGGKKCGQVKKPGLYTVISHYTQWIDDILAL; encoded by the exons ATGCTTCCTCCCTCTCGCGAAGAAGAAGCCTTTAAAAACACCCCGGTTGCTGGTTTCTGGGTTCATACCGACGACACCATGGCCTCGGAGAGAAGGCTCCTCGTGGCTGCTGCCGCCGTCTTCGCCCTCGCTTCATACG GTGAGGCCATCATGGGGGGCTCGGAGGCGGCGGCCCACTCGCGCCCTTACATGGCTTCCATACAGTTTACAGAGGGGGGCGCCACGAAGCACGAATGCGGAGGGTTTCTGATCTCGGAGCAGTGGGTTATGACTGCGGCGCACTGCTTCCCGTCAGG GCCCAACGGACGGCGAGTAGTGCTGGGCGCCCACTCCCTGACAGAGCCCGAGGAGACAAAGCAAACGTTTGATATTTTGCAAGTTCACAATCACCACAATTTCACCTTCTACAATTATGACAATGACATTTCGTTGGTTAAG TTGGACCGTCAGATTGCGGCCTCCGAAGCCGTAAAACCAGTCAAGTACCTGCGAGCAGGGGGCACCAACCccgacacggaggaggaggtcgACACCGCTGGCTGGGGCTCCGTGAACAACCTGGCGGGCAGGACGGACAAGCTCAAAGAACTGGTCATTGAGGTCTTCAACCACGATCGATGTGGACGCGGTGACTACTTTGGCAGCAAGTTGACCGACAACATGATCTGTGCCTACAAATTATGCCCCAGACCTTGTAATGTGCCATACAAGACACAGGACACGTGTGAT GGAGACTCGGGTGGCCCTTTGCTTTACAATGGAGTGGTGGTGGGCATCACCTCAAACGGAGGGAAGAAGTGTGGCCAGGTGAAAAAGCCAGGACTGTACACCGTCATCTCCCACTACACGCAGTGGATAGACGACATCCTGgccctgtaa